One window from the genome of Hydractinia symbiolongicarpus strain clone_291-10 chromosome 1, HSymV2.1, whole genome shotgun sequence encodes:
- the LOC130631506 gene encoding uncharacterized protein LOC130631506 has protein sequence MKIKMYWCMNVFIIFCVEIASLDIHVSKRNGKDDTFCGTYLSPCSTFEFAVKQSRTSTATVRLDGGTDKTYVYYVNTSVILEDNITMTNYKDNEFRPVIQMINQNKNRNYLFYLSEKEEIQLKLANIIFVGTSLLQYSSSFNIIISHCSFENATTPIIQANGTAEVVTMHVSHSSIKNARFVKTLKVKNLLTVINSCTFQANSYEKRAIMELHATKVARIQVRSSTFECAFIGIWVKCTIPGRNQSTTTPNFFIEVNKSIFNGHQVAMHGIWSSNGPRIQLVESKFSGFQYSSLRVHLVKEFTISDSLFENNAAIQGGAIYIENSDITKCPGITIARSKVCEFKFSPFRVYSPTNLTVYNSTFKNNTAIQGGAIYIKSSDLFVHHSLFSYNTADSGGAIYISKGRNTSLIESSTFLYNSATISGGSFYARIPRRYHNMILHLHSVQFIGAATSPLANGIIMLTNAHVNYTNVSMAITNAIPDVPVLDGVRCDYRQRCGINQLNNLSLSCPYNFDVLPLKRSFQIFSFQCGICAKGMYSLIRANVKLSMPKRKLIVKKSDFKCLPCPPGGKCVYEIQSKGNFWGYVGSDHKVVFIPCPASYCCPPKKCVSYNTCNKNRTGILCGTCQKGYRLNYFNNNCVKNENCNQLLFWLLYLTFAILFVVLLMYYKTIFKYLYTNLEKLKRKRKKSVNNDLYRYRRFEEGIEEYKEERESSPDNDDKTEKNGGKTDLYISGLKPITFFYYQIQLLTKIPIPEKFDHGYVTVLKNSITHFFNFELVQFNMSKLCPTKDLDALSQSLIKLGNIFILFIILFLLAAIIKTFQLIRRKRNSTSTGTTTYKIMKNIRACSIQVTLLGYTAVNTFCFRMLNCVSINNENYLYIQGDIKCYTWWQYCIMIYTVLWIIPFTVSVHVSVKMLRRSQINLKQFYLSFAIPPISLYYYLRSVCTNRTLNVMNNKDDIDKVIEIFIGHYKFNENGQLNWEAVLIGRRMVLAALCAFTVNPILRVIFALLLLQGCLLHHLYVLPYRTQILNHVETASLCCLIFINTERFFFAFLYMNDESSVPGINTMATVFMWIEHVVLVAPLLIIIVLFVFARCRKLGCMLKNCFVERDE, from the exons ATGAAAATCAAAATGTATTGGTGTATGAacgtatttataatattttgtgTGGAGATTG CCTCCCTGGACATACACGTTTCCAAACGTAATGGTAAAGATGACACTTTTTGTGGCACGTACTTAAGCCCCTGCAGTACATTTGAATTTGCTGTAAAGCAGAGTCGCACTTCAACAGCTACTGTGCGATTGGACGGGGGTACGGATAAAACATATGTATATTACGTGAACACATCAGTAATCCTTGAAGATAACATTACAATGACAAATTATAAAGATAATGAATTCCGACCAGTCATCCAAATGataaaccaaaacaaaaatcgAAATTACTTATTCTATTTATCAGAAAAAGAAGAGATTCAATTAAAACTAGCGAACATAATTTTTGTAGGAACTTCACTCTTGCAGTATAGTTCATCTTTTAACATTATAATCTCTCACTGCAGCTTTGAGAATGCAACTACACCTATAATTCAGGCAAACGGTACTGCAGAAGTTGTTACGATGCATGTGTCACATAGTTCTATAAAAAATGCAAGATTTGTTAAGaccttaaaagttaaaaatctaCTGACTGTTATAAATTCATGCACTTTTCAAGCTAATAGCTATGAAAAACGAGCAATAATGGAATTGCATGCAACTAAAGTAGCGAGAATACAAGTAAGAAGTAGCACGTTTGAATGCGCATTCATTGGAATTTGGGTTAAATGTACTATCCCTGGACGGAACCAGTCGACTACAACGCCTAATTTTTTCATTGAAGTAAATAAATCTATTTTTAATGGGCATCAAGTTGCCATGCATGGGATTTGGTCTAGTAATGGCCCAAGAATTCAATTGGTGGAGAGTAAGTTCTCAGGATTTCAATATTCATCTCTGCGAGTACATTTAGTTAAGGAATTCACAATTTCTGattctttatttgaaaataatgCAGCCATTCAAGGTGGAGCAATATATATTGAAAACAGCGATATCACGAAATGTCCAGGAATTACAATAGCAAGAAGCAAGGTCTGCGAATTTAAATTTTCACCCTTCCGAGTATATTCACCTACCAACTTGACAGTTTATAAttctacatttaaaaataacacaGCTATTCAAGGTGGTGCCATATATATTAAAAGCAGTGACTTATTCGTGCACCACTCGTTGTTCTCTTATAACACTGCAGACTCTGGTGGCGCCATATACATTTCCAAAGGAAGGAACACGTCTTTAATTGAATCATCGACATTTCTTTACAACTCAGCTACAATCTCCGGTGGTAGCTTTTACGCCAGAATACCAAGACGCTATCATAATATGATTTTACATTTACATTCAGTACAATTTATTGGAGCAGCAACCAGTCCTTTAGCTAACGGGATAATAATGCTTACAAACGCTCATGTGAATTACACAAATGTATCCATGGCTATAACCAACGCAATTCCAGATGTACCAGTGCTGGATGGGGTGCGTTGTGATTACAGACAAAGATGCGGGATAAATCAATTAAATAACCTGTCTTTATCTTGTCCATATAATTTTGACGTGCTCCCACTGAAACgaagttttcaaatattttcatttcaatgTGGGATATGTGCAAAAGGAATGTACAGTTTAATAAGAGCTAACGTAAAATTGTCAATGCCAAAAAGAAAACTCATTGTGAAGAAGTCTGATTTTAAGTGTTTGCCGTGTCCTCCTGGTGGAAAATGTGTATATGAAATACAAAGTAAAGGTAATTTTTGGGGATACGTCGGAAGTGATCACAAAGTAGTATTCATACCGTGCCCTGCTTCGTATTGTTGTCCACCCAAAAAATGTGTTTCATACAATACTTGTAATAAAAACAGAACAGGAATACTTTGCGGAACTTGTCAAAAAGGATACCGGTTgaattattttaataacaacTGTGTTAAGAATGAAAATTGCAATCAGTTGCTCTTCTGGTTATTGTATCTAACGTTTGCAATACTTTTCGTCGTGTTATTGATGTACTATAAAACTATATTCAAGTATTTGTACACCAATCTGGAAAAATTGAaacgtaaaagaaaaaaatcagttaATAATGATTTGTATCGATACAGACGTTTTGAAGAGGGTATTGAAGAATACAAGGAGGAGCGAGAAAGCTCCCCTGACAACGATGATAAAACAGAAAAGAATGGTGGTAAAACAGACCTATACATCTCAGGATTAAAACCTATCACGTTTTTTTATTACCAAATacaattattaacaaaaatcccaatacCTGAAAAATTTGATCACGGATATGTAACAGTATTAAAAAACTCGATAacacacttttttaattttgaattagTTCAATTTAACATGTCTAAATTGTGCCCAACAAAAGATCTTGATGCACTGTCGCAATCGCTGATCAAACTTGGAAATATCTTTATTCTTTTTATCATACTTTTCTTATTAGCTGCAATTATAAAAACTTTTCAGCTTATTAGAAGGAAAAGAAACTCGACGTCCACTGGAACTACAACTTACAAAATTATGAAGAACATACGAGCTTGCTCGATTCAAGTTACTTTGCTTGGTTACACCGCAGTAAATACATTTTGCTTTCGAATGTTGAATTGTGTTTCGATAAACAATGAAAATTATTTATACATTCAAGGAGATATCAAATGCTACACCTGGTGGCAATATTGCATTATGATTTACACTGTATTGTGGATAATTCCTTTTACAGTATCTGTACACGTGTCTGTAAAGATGCTACGAAGAAGTCAAATAAATCTAAAGCAATTTTACCTTTCATTTGCCATCCCACCAATCTCATTATATTACTACTTGCGCTCCGTATGTACAAACAGAACATTGAATGTCATGAATAACAAAGATGATATAGACAAGGTTATAGAGATTTTTATTGGtcattacaaattcaatgaaaatgGTCAATTAAATTGGGAAGCTGTTCTGATTGGTCGACGAATGGTCCTAGCAGCCTTGTGTGCATTCACCGTAAATCCCATCTTACGAGTGATTTTCGCATTGCTGTTATTGCAGGGTTGTCTTCTGCATCATCTGTATGTTTTACCATATCGTACGCAAATCTTGAACCATGTTGAGACTGCATCACTGTGTTGTTTAATATTCATCAAtacagaaagatttttttttgcatttctttACATGAACGATGAGTCAAGCGTACCTGGCATTAACACAATGGCGACAGTCTTTATGTGGATAGAACATGTAGTTCTGGTAGCACCATTGTTAATAATAATTGTTTTATTTGTGTTTGCACGGTGCCGGAAGTTGGGTtgtatgttaaaaaattgttttgttgaaCGAGATGAGTAG
- the LOC130631564 gene encoding alpha-(1,6)-fucosyltransferase-like: MFSFTKRYIYLAAFLWALIFILQREINLFGKESIDPEEYKCLLQTVQSLKREKKYLHSQLQFLKKTNNDNKTKKVEAPNNLIILANKIDTQLKEMWYYLSNRMLNLKDDPSLIKKNAKTILEDFGELHRITEYDFNRLVNLGRKTYKNESEKLLSSVIQERLFRLQHPIDCNNTRKFVCSLQKPCGYTCKMHFIVYCFMLAYATERTFIINSSGLKYSMKNWEDFFKPTSNCTHDGGSFLWDRSHNKRKVIKLVRQVLPQEFKIPQMPLTLPKDVYSKVIQFHKNPSVWWIGQFIKYLFKYQDHISERIKSRKEKLGFKSPIVGIHVRRTDKIKVKEAAFHNIEEYMNWVELYYKKRMLNEVVDVKRVFIATDDISVLSEARRKYPEYTFLSSVEIVASATERNEDGLHGIISDIELLSETDYLVCTFSSGVCRMAYEMMNSKHVDASQSFHSLDDLYYFTGQSDHKMKVILEHTPHKKEELSLKVGDVVKVLGNHWNGQAKVIDYKTNREGFIPTYKLEDIYEVAEFPTYNVEMM; this comes from the exons ATGTTTTCTTTTACTAAACGTTATATTTATCTCGCCGCTTTCCTATGGGCGTTAATTTTTATACTACAAAGAGAGATAAATCTTTTTGGTAAAGAAAGCATCGATCCAGAAGAATACAAGTGTCTTTTACAAACAGTACAGTCGCTTAAAagggagaaaaaatatttacactcCCAGCTTCAGTTTCTTAAAAAGACAAATAATGATAACAAGACAAAGAAGGTAGAAGCACCGAACAACCTAATTATATTAGCTAACAAGATAGACACTCAATTGAAGGAGATGTGGTATTACTTATCCAATAGAATGCTTAATCTTAAGGATGATCCATCACTAATcaagaaaaatgcaaaaacaatATTAGAAGATTTTGGAGAGCTTCATCGTATAACAGAATATGATTTTAACAGACTCGTAAATTTAGGAAGGAAAACATACAAAAACGAATCAGAGAAACTGCTAAGTTCAGTTATACAAGAGAGATTGTTTCGTTTGCAGCATCCAATTGATTGTAACAATACTCGAAAATTTGTTTGTTCTCTACAAAAACCTTGCGGTTATACTTGCAAAATGCATTTTATTGTGTACTGCTTCATGTTGGCCTATGCTACTGAAAGAACGTTTATAATAAATTCCAGTGGTTTAAAGTATTCAATGAAAAATTGGGAAGATTTTTTTAAGCCAACCAGCAACTGTACACATGATGGGGGAAGCTTTTTATGGGATAGAAGTCATAACAAacgaaaagttattaaactagTACGACAAGTATTACCTCAAGAATTTAAAATACCGCAAATGCCGTTAACACTACCAAAAGACGTCTACAGTAAGGTGATACAATTTCATAAAAACCCTTCGGTGTGGTGGATTGgtcaatttattaaatatttatttaaatatcaaGACCACATTAGTGAAAGAATTAAAAGTCGAAAAGAAAAGTTGGGTTTTAAAAGTCCTATTGTTGG CATACATGTAAGACGAACAGATAAAATAAAAGTCAAGGAGGCAGCCTTTCATAATATCGAGGAATACATGAACTGGGTAGAGCTGTATTATAAAAAGCGGATGCTAAACGAAGTAGTAGACGTAAAAAGAGTATTTATCGCTACCGACGACATATCAGTTTTATCAGAAGCGAGAAGAAA ATATCCTGAATACACGTTTTTAAGTAGTGTGGAGATAGTAGCGTCTGCTACTGAGCGCAACGAGGATGGCTTACATGGTATTATATCCGATATTGAGCTGTTATCGGAGACAGATTATCTAGTTTGCACTTTCTCTTCTGGA GTGTGTCGAATGGCGTACGAGATGATGAACAGTAAACACGTGGACGCATCACAATCCTTTCACTCGCTGGATGATTTGTATTATTTCACTGGTCAAAGTGATCATAAAATGAAGGTAATTTTGGAGCACACACCACACAAAAAAGAAGAGTTGAGCTTAAAAGTAGGAGATGTCGTCAAAGTATTAG GTAATCATTGGAATGGACAAGCGAAAGTGATTGATTATAAAACGAATAGAGAAGGGTTTATTCCTACGTATAAGCTTGAAGATATATATGAGGTTGCAGAATTTCCTACTTATAATGTTGAAATGATGTAA
- the LOC130631767 gene encoding cilia- and flagella-associated protein 161-like, translating into MSVRTYNPSVRVGNWIEDLCLEEDLLKDFVEKEENGDLLIYKANNLASKLLQYVELSKPKNGNICFGDIICLYNPRTEANLSINLSNSRLHEANSVSAPCGVSASKILNPCFRNAFVITSCDGVSQVGDFLTYGQQFLLTTLPGIGGELKLSSDVATFMKNAKKSRLQEVSLTSTISYLCHWQILHFDPQQRFESEGTPVPANEKIMFNHCKTNQRLCALQEYGFRTTFGREHEVAGHTFLNSHKAEKEENHWVMVEQEND; encoded by the exons aTGAGTGTAAGAACATATAATCCTTCAGTTCGTGTTGGAAACTGGATTGAAGATCTTTGCTTAGAAGAA gaCCTCCTTAAAGACTTTGTAGAGAAGGAAGAAAATGGCGATCTATTAATCTATAAGGCCAATAACTTAGCTTCTAAGTTACTTCAGTAT GTTGAGCTCAGCAAGCCAAAGAATGGTAATATCTGTTTTGGTGACATCATTTGTTTGTATAACCCTAGAACAGAAGCTAATTTGTCAATAAATTTATCAAACAGTCGCTTACACGAAGCAAACAGTGTGTCAGCACCATGTGGAGTATCAGCATCGAAAATCCTAAATCCGTGTTTTAGAAATGCCTTCGTTATAACCAG TTGTGATGGTGTCAGTCAAGTAGGAGACTTTCTGACATATGGACAACAATTTCTTCTTACCACCTTACCAGGGATTGGAGGAGAG CTCAAATTATCAAGTGATGTTGCCACTTTTATGAAAAATGCCAAGAAATCTCGTTTACAAGAAGTCTCTCTTACCAGTACAATATCTTATTTATGTCACTG GCAAATTCTTCATTTCGACCCACAGCAGAGATTCGAAAGCGAAGGCACACCTGTACCA GCGAATGAGAAAATAATGTTTAATCACTGCAAGACAAACCAGAGACTTTGTGCGCTACAAGAATACGGTTTTAG AACCACGTTTGGACGGGAGCATGAAGTAGCTGGACACACCTTTCTTAATTCTCATAAAGCAGAAAAAGAGGAAAATCACTGGGTGATGGTTGAGCAGGAAAATGATTAA
- the LOC130631751 gene encoding aquaporin-1-like: MGVMEYFSEFKNKYFWRAVFCELLATTLFVFVVTTASINFGEAEMNIVNKMSVETIRTSLPIGFAMAFLLKTFGPISGGHMNPAVSMGAYVNGDVSSPRATMYSAAQYVGGILGAVITHFLTPSELRIESKLGSVFIGSGVSTVQAFFVEFILTFILTLVFLSCTDKQRKHSDGPLSIIVGITYIGLHFIGRGYTGGSFNPARGFGPSLIFGEFDTHSWIYWVAPYVGSTIAGLLYRFVLKPLDPVKISGTSDQHTTIEMNNAA, translated from the exons ATGGGAGTTATGGAGTATTTCagtgaatttaaaaataaatacttttggAGAGCTGTATTTTGTGAATTATTAGCGACGACTCTTTTCGTCTTTGTTGTGACGACAGCAAGTATAAATTTCGGTGAAGCAGAGATGAACATTGTAAACAAAATGTCAGTAGAAACAATAAGAACGTCATTACCGATTGGATTTGCTATGGCGTtcttgttaaaaacatttggaCCAATAAGTGGAGGGCATATGAATCCAGCAGTATCAATGGGTGCTTATGTTAATGGAGATGTGAGCAGTCCACGTGCTACCATGTATTCTGCTGCACAATATGTTGGGG GAATTCTTGGCGCTGTTATCACACATTTTTTAACGCCATCTGAACTCCGAATTGAATCTAAACTTGGCTCAGTGTTCATTGGAAGTGGTGTATCAACTGTCCAAGCGTTTTTTGTCGAGTTTATACTTACCTTCATACTTACTCTGGTGTTTCTCAGTTGCACAGATAAACAGAGAAAACATTCCGATGGACCATTGTCCATTATTGTAGGGATAACATATATTGGTCTTCATTTTATCGGG AGAGGATATACCGGTGGTTCATTTAATCCTGCAAGAGGGTTTGGACCGTCTCTGATATTTGGAGAATTTGACACTCATTCGTGG ATATATTGGGTTGCTCCATATGTTGGTTCTACAATCGCTGGTCTTTTGTATAGATTTGTGCTGAAACCGTTGGATCCAGTAAAAATCTCTGGTACAAGTGACCAACATACGACGATTGAAATGAATAACGCGGCGTAA
- the LOC130631667 gene encoding uncharacterized protein LOC130631667 yields MHNNKMIKKRIKGTKSIWVPLKKVKIVTFKDLGKSIKKRVGDKVIQLKEEKTLLSRFLITARKSPELDLEHCIGNFEFSVVPKALFSADGIPLACLDKLKLIHGIEELASKGQTTNGLSGEVETNKVIIIDGMAVVNQTPKTPAVKTCKDFASAFTERVLQISRGCDEIRLVFDCYIENSLKARTRKHRTSVNEVRYKVSDNSNISSISLKQFLSHIDTKQALTIYLAKKVMEALSSLHIRYIVTYDTKMESNFVDCRIHDHEEADTALIYNAMDVAQQSPLTSCIVYSPDTDVFLLLIYYYEMLPINTIFRTGRVSTLRDIDIRNCFEALGAVHAKAILGFHTFTGCDQTGRFNKKSKSAWLKIYLQADNEVVLALSTLGSTVELPNLETLESLERFVVSMYKGNKCPADVVSLSQLRWNLFSKFQCDADMLPPTLAALKYKIFRCHFISMVLRSSHILIQQLPNAVNYGWDTDEVGNLSPIMTDELPAPLALIELSSCNCKTSCISN; encoded by the exons ATGCAtaataataaaatgataaaaaaaaggataaaaggaacaaaatcgaTATGGGTACcgttaaaaaaagtgaaaatagtaACTTTCAAAGATCTTGGAAAATCTATCAAAAAGAGAGTAGGGGATAAAGTTATACAACTCAAAGAGGAAAAAACGCTACTATCAAGATTTTTAATCACTGCACGGAAAAGTCCCGAGTTGGATTTGGAGCACTGTATTGGCAACTTTGAGTTTTCTGTTGTACCAAAGGCCTTGTTCAGTGCTGATGGAATTCCATTGGCTTGTTTAGACAAATTAAAATTGATTCACGGTATAGAGGAATTAGCCAGCAAAGGACAAACGACCAATGGTTTATCTGGAGAAGTCGAAACAAACAAAGTAATCATTATAGATGGAATGGCTGTTGTGAATCAAACTCCAAAAACACCGGCAGTTAAAACATGCAAG GATTTCGCATCAGCTTTCACAGAACGTGTACTACAAATTTCAAGAGGATGTGATGAAATACGATTGGTATTTGATTGCTATATAGAAAACTCCTTGAAAGCACGGACAAGAAAGCATCGTACATCTGTTAATGAAGTTCGATACAAAGTATCAGACAACAGCAATATTTCATCCATTAGTCTCAAGCAATTTCTTTCCCACATTGATACAAAGCAAGCTTTAACCATCTACCTGGCAAAGAAAGTGATGGAGGCTCTTTCATCATTGCATATTCGGTATATAGTGACTTATGATACTAAAATGGaatcaaattttgttgattgCAGAATACACGACCACGAAGAAGCTGACACAGCACTTATATATAATGCTATGGATGTTGCACAGCAATCTCCTTTGACCAGTTGTATTGTTTACTCTCCGGATACTGACGTGTTTCTACTGCTAATTTACTACTATGAGATGTTACCAATAAATACCATTTTTAGAACAGGGCGAGTTTCTACTCTACGTGATATTGATATTCGTAATTGCTTTGAAGCCCTTGGTGCAGTACACGCGAAAGCTATTCTTGGTTTTCATACGTTCACAGGGTGTGACCAAACTGGGCGTTTCAACAAGAAATCGAAGTCTGCTTGGCTGAAGATTTATTTACAGGCAGATAATGAGGTGGTTCTGGCATTATCGACACTTGGAAGTACTGTCGAACTTCCTAATCTGGAAACACTGGAAAGCTTAGAACGTTTCGTGGTTTCGATGTATAAGGGGAATAAATGTCCTGCAGACGTGGTATCACTATCTCAATTGCGCTGGAATTTATTCTCCAAATTCCAGTGTGATGCTGATATGTTGCCACCAACATTAGCTGCATTGAAGTACAAAATATTCAGGTGTCACTTCATTTCAATGGTTTTACGAAGCTCGCATATCCTCATTCAACAACTTCCGAATGCAGTCAATTATGGTTGGGATACAGATGAAGTCGGTAACTTATCCCCCATAATGACTGATGAACTTCCTGCACCGTTGGCACTCATCGAGTTAAGTTCTTGTAATTGCAAAACAAGTTGCATATCCAACTGA